A window of the Salvelinus alpinus chromosome 25, SLU_Salpinus.1, whole genome shotgun sequence genome harbors these coding sequences:
- the LOC139553937 gene encoding ankyrin repeat and EF-hand domain-containing protein 1-like produces MTQSGGVNVHSAVAEDRLEVLQVYRLLQCVREGDTPAIEKMVRLGVPNLINLTEPSEGNAAMHLACVANDTDMVRFLLSQGAHPNIQDKKGRTPVILAAQLGHDNMVALLAKNHANMDVVDTEGKGTLFYCISPTKRHMRCLQVALNSKANVNNVSTAGTPVFLLACERAHDCENMCISILERGADPNATNEASGRSALMEAARAGAVELVRAVLQKGGNPNAVDKKRITAAHLAAEGGFIEVIVVLSAYSADLSVTAMDGNTPLHLAAAGGFTECCRFLAQRGCNAKLKNTEGLIPSQIAKNNNQKPAMKELKKAERLEVKFSKPGAVNPNELWALTLHDWSCEHEASLRTAMEIAEEAVGPVETVTRETFVAVLQDHRAPVDDENLQKVILEHDKKREGLINVTDFFKGVRYLQKAFTLPSYEPKKKKAGKGGKGKKKGKFVLPMPICIVPPELIFRREDGGPPHFMVESYQQFTDTKRFDRDHPPGHPIEDDSAWYVDEPEKIYININYCVKTGDLESLSLAFSQGVPVDVKDCYYKTPLMTACGSGNYEVAKFLISLGADVTACDQFSWTPLHHASHAGQVDIVDLLVHSGSVVDAVAMNGATPLMRAIESCRPCCVDYLIKAGAQVQAENKKEQNCLDIARAYGDIRITDLIQAKFDSLPKSKEGKGMGGGKPAAKPASLAAPKSDSVSATSSETAVRKVSLKDNIIFLNTQITSGATNRLDISFVPKTVWGKQLTSSQLIERKEERRDRLSYEVDFEDFMMPFNQNIRQKAQELGGLDN; encoded by the exons ATGACCCAGAGTGGAGGTGTGAACGTACACAGCGCGGTGGCCGAGGATCGTCTGGAGGTGCTGCAGGTGTACCGTCTGCTGCAGTGCGTACGCGAGGGAGACACGCCCGCGATAGAGAAGATGGTGCGCCTGGGCGTGCCCAACCTCATCAACCTGACAGAGCCCAGCGAGGGAAACGCCGCCATGCACCTGGCCTGCGTGGCCAACGACACCGACATGGTGCGCTTCCTGCTCTCACAG GGTGCACACCCTAACATCCAGGACAAGAAGGGGCGTACGCCCGTCATCCTTGCAGCTCAGCTGGGCCATGACAACATGGTCGCCCTGCTGGCCAAGAATCACGCCAACATGGACGTGGTCGACACCGAGGGAAAAG gcacactgttctactgcatcTCTCCCACCAAGCGTCACATGCGCTGCCTGCAGGTGGCGCTCAACAGCAAGGCCAACGTCAACAACGTGTCCACAGCCGGGACGCCCGTCTTTCTGCTGGCCTGCGAGCGCGCCCACGACTGTGAGAACATGTGCATCAGCATCCTGGAGAGAGGGGCTGACCCCAACGCCACCAACGAG GCGTCCGGTCGTTCGGCCCTGATGGAGGCAGCCAGGGCGGGAGCTGTAGAGCTGGTCAGGGCCGTCCTCCAGAAAGGGGGAAACCCCAACGCTGTGGACAAGAAGAGGATAACCGCTGCCCACCTCGCTGCAGAGGGGGGCTTCATTGAG GTGATAGTCGTGCTGTCTGCTTACTCTGCAGACTTGAGTGTGACTGCCATGGACGGGAACACCCCCTTGCACTTGGCTGCAGCTGGAGGCTTCACTGAGTGCTGCAGGTTCCTGGCTCAGAGAG GCTGCAACGCCAAGCTGAAGAACACCGAGGGTTTGATCCCCAGTCAGATTGCCAAGAACAACAACCAGAAGCCAGCCATGAAGGAGCTGAAGAAGGCAGAGCGTCTGGAGGTGAAGTTCTCCAAACCGGGCGCCGTCAATCCCAATGAGCTGTGGGCGCTCACGCTGCACGACTGGTCCTGCGAGCACGAGGCGTCGCTTCGCACCGCCATGGAGATCGCTGAGGAGGCTGTGGGTCCCGTGGAGACGGTTACCCGGGAGACGTTTGTGGCGGTGCTGCAGGATCACCGGGCGCCAGTGGATGACGAGAACCTCCAGAAG GTGATTCTGGAGCACGACAAGAAGCGCGAGGGACTGATCAACGTAACTGATTTCTTCAAAGGGGTGCGCTACCTCCAAAAAGCCTTTACCCTTCCCTCCTACGAGCCCAAGAAGAAGAAAGCCGGGAAAGGGGGGAAGGGGAAAAAGAAAGGTAAGTTCGTCCTCCCCATGCCCATTTGCATTGTCCCTCCGGAGCTCATCTTCCGACGCGAGGATGGCGGGCCGCCACACTTCATGGTGGAGAGCTACCAGCAGTTCACCGACACCAAGCGGTTCGACCGCGACCACCCGCCGGGCCACCCCATCGAAGACGACTCGGCGTGGTACGTGGACGAGCCGGAGAAAATCTACATCAACATCAACTACTGTGTGAAGACGGGGGACCTGGAGTCTCTGAGCCTGGCCTTCAGTCAAGGGGTCCCTGTGGATGTGAAGGACTGCTACTATAAGACTCCCCTGATGACCGCCTGCGGGAGCGGGAACTACGAGGTGGCCAAGTTCCTCATCAGCCTGGG TGCTGATGTGACCGCGTGCGACCAGTTCAGTTGGACACCGCTGCACCACGCCTCCCATGCAGGCCAGGTGGACATCGTGGACCTCCTGGTGCATTCTGGGTCAGTGGTGGACGCCGTGGCCATGAATGGGGCCACGCCCCTCATGAGGGCCATCGAGAGCTGCAGACCGTGCTGTGTGGACTACCTCATCAAGGCCGGGGCCCAGGTGCAGGCAGAGAACAAGAAAG AGCAGAATTGCCTGGACATTGCCAGAGCATATGGAGACATCAGGATAACTGATCTGATCCAGGCTAAGTTTGACAGCCTCCCCAAGTCCAAGGAGGGGAAGGGGATGGGAGGAGGCAAACCTGCGGCCAAGCCAGCCAGTCTAGCTGCTCCTAAG TCTGACTCTGTGTCGGCGACCTCCTCTGAGACGGCGGTGAGGAAGGTTTCTCTGAAGGACAACATCATCTTCCTCAACACCCAGATCACCAGCGGAGCCACCAACCGACTCGACATCAGCTTTGTGCCAAAAACA GTGTGGGGTAAGCAGCTGACCAGCAGCCAGCTGattgagaggaaggaggagaggagggaccgtCTGTCCTACGAGGTGGACTTTGAGGACTTCATGATGCCTTTCAACCAGAACATCAGGCAGAAGGCCCAGGAACTGGGAGGCCTCGACAACTGA